Part of the Niallia alba genome is shown below.
AAATCTAAGCAGAAAAGATTTAGAGAAAGTTACAATAGAAGATGCTCTAAACCATCCAAACTGGTCAATGGGAGCAAAAATTACGATTGATTCTGCGACCATGATGAATAAAGGTTTAGAAGTAATTGAAGCACACTGGTTATTTGGGCTTCCATATGAGAAAATAGATGTATTACTACATAAAGAAAGTATTATTCATTCCATGGTAGAATTTCAGGATGGCAGTGTGATTGCTCAATTAGGTACCCCAGATATGCGGATACCAATCCAATATGCTCTTGCGTTTCCAGAGCGTCTTCCTGTAGCACATGGGAAGCGATTAGATTTAGCTACAATTGGAAAATTACACTTTCAACATATGGATTTGGAGCGATTTAGATGTCTTCGTTTTGCCTATGAGGCTGGAAAAGCAGGTGGAACTTTACCAACTGTATTGAATGCAGCAAACGAAGTAGCCGTACAAAAGTTCTTGAATCAGGAAATTAGCTTTCTACAAATTGAGGATTTAATCGAAAAAGCGCTAAATAGTCATCAGAATATACTAAACCCTAGTCTTGAAGTGATCCAAGAGGTAGACTTAGAAACAAGAAAAAGAGTAAGCACACTTCTATAAAAAGGTGGTTAAATTTTGTATACAGTTATAGCTTTTATCATCATTTTTGGTGCATTAGTATTTTTCCATGAATTAGGGCATTTTGTGTTAGCTAAGCGGGCAGGTATTTTATGCCGTGAGTTTGCTATTGGAATGGGACCTAAAGTTCTTTCCTTAAAAAAGGGAGAAACCGTTTATACGATTCGTCTTCTACCAATTGGAGGCTATGTTCGTATGGCAGGAGAAGATCCTGAGATGGTTGATATTAAGCCAGGTCATCGAATTGGTTTAATTCTTAATGAAAAAGAAGAAGTAACAAAATTGATTATTAACAACAAAGAAAAGTATCCAAATGCACGTGTTATTAATGTAGAAGATGCTGATTTAGAACATAAGCTTTTTATTAAAGGATACGCTGAGGAAGATGCGGAAGAAAATCTTCTCGTATTTCCGGTGAAAAAAGATGCTGTTTTTGTTGAAAATGGGATTGAAACACAAATTGCACCCTATGACCGTCAATTTGCAAGTAAATCATTAGGACAGCGAACGCTTGCTATTTTTGCAGGTCCAGCGATGAATTTCGTATTAGCTTTTCTAATCTTTATTGTTATAGCTCTATTGCAAGGCATCCCATCAAATGAGGCAAAGCTTGGAAAGTTAACAGATGATGGAGTAGCACTCAGTGCAGGACTGCATGAAGGGGATAATGTTATAAGTATTGATGGTCAATCCGTTGGATCTTGGAAAGAGGTTGTTTCCATCATTCAAAAGAGTCCCGGGGAAAACCTAGAATTTCTAATCGATCGTGATGGACAAGAAATGACCATTGATGTTACACCGAAAGAAACAGAAGTAGATGGGAAAACAATAGGTCTAGTCGGTGTCTATAGCCCGATGGAAAAATCACCATTAAAATCTATTCAATATGGAGCTACACAAACCTTTACATGGACAAAGAATATTATTGGGGCAGTCGGTAAACTTGTCACTGGTCAGTTCTCGATTGATGCATTAGGCGGACCAGTAGCTATTTATCAATCTACAGACACTGTAGCTCAATCAGGCATCTATTCTTTAATGAATTGGGCTGCTGTTCTAAGCATTAATTTAGGTATCATGAACTTACTTCCACTACCTGCATTAGACGGTGGGCGACTACTGTTCTTTGCAATTGAAGCAGTTCGTGGTAAACCAATTGACCGACAAAAAGAAGGATTAGTTCATTTTATTGGTTTTGCCTTATTAATGCTACTGATGATTGTCGTCACTTGGAATGATATCCAACGATTTTTTATAAAGTAGGGTACTATTCATTCCCCTTGTTGAAAGGGGAATGTTGTTTTGTGGAGAAGGTTTTTTGTAGATGAATGCTGCTCGTTGATAGTGGCACATGGACATAAGATTCACCGTAAGAGAGGGGGTATTCCTTGTGAGGTCTCCCCTTCCCCACAAGAGTCTTGTGTCGGAGCAGCATGAACTCGGGGTAATAAACTTTATTTCTTCGTAACAACATTATAAACATATACAAATAATAGAGGTGCAAACATAGATGAAGCAAAGTAAAATGTTAATTCCAACATTAAGAGAAGTGCCAGCAGATGCAGATATTAAAAGCCATCAGCTATTATTAAGAGCAGGGTTTATTAGACAAAATGCAAGTGGGATTTACTCTTATTTACCATTGGCAAACAAAGTAATAAAGAAAATTGAAAAAATTATTCGCGAAGAAATGGATGCCGCTGGCGGAGTCGAATTATTAATGCCTGCCTTGCAGCAAGCAGAATTATGGCAAGAATCCGGCAGATGGTTTACATATGGACCAGAATTAATGCGCCTAAAAGATCGCAATAGTCGTGAATTTGCACTAGGTGCAACCCACGAAGAAGTAATAACAAGTTTAGTGCGAGACGAAGTAAAATCATATAAAAGACTACCACTAACACTTTACCAAATCCAAACGAAATTCAGAGATGAGAAAAGACCACGTTTTGGTATCCTGCGCGGCAGAGAATTTATTATGAAGGATGCTTATAGTTTTCATTCTTCTCATGAAAGTTTAGGAGAAGTTTATGATGCTATTTTTCAAGCGTACTGCAATATTTTCGAGCGCTGTGGCTTAAACTATCGTGCTGTAATCGCAGATAGTGGTGCAATGGGTGGGAAAGATACGCATGAATTCATGGTATTATCTGATGTTGGAGAAGATACAATTGCTTATTCAACAGAATCCAATTATGCTGCAAATATTGAAATGGCACCAGTTATAAATTCTTATGAAAAAGTAGAAGAGCCGGTAAAAGAGCTAGAAAAAGTAGAAACGAAAGATCAGAAAACAATTGAAGAAGTTTCTTCTTTCTTAAATGTTCATGCAGATAAATGCATTAAGTCTCTATTATTTAAAGTGGATGAAAGATTTGTGCTTGTGTTAGTTCGCGGCGATCATGAAGTGAACGACATAAAGGTGAAAAACCTATTAGAAGCAAATGTAGTTGAACTAGCAGACCATGCAGATACGGAAAAAATATTAGGAAGCAAGGTTGGTTCATTAGGTCCAATTAATGTTAAAGATGTGGAAGTAATTGCAGATAACGCTGTGAAAGCAATTATTAATGGTGTTTGTGGGGCAAATGAAGAGCATTTTCACTATGTGAATGTGAATGCTGACCGAGATTTCTCAGTCGACCGATATGCAGATATTCGTTTCATTCAAGAAGGCGACCTTTCACCAGATGGAAAAGGCACAATTACTTTTGCAAAAGGAATTGAAGTAGGTCATGTCTTTAAACTTGGCACTCGCTATAGTGAAGCAATGGGAGCTACTTATTTAGATGAAAACGGTAGAAGCCAATCGTTGATTATGGGTTGCTATGGAATTGGTGTTTCCAGAACGATGGCGGCAATTGTGGAGCAGTTTAATGATGACAGGGGAATTGTATGGCCAAACGCTGTAGCCCCATTTGATGCACATTTAATCACTGTAAACACAAAAGACGAATCGCAAAATGAGTTAACAGATAAATTATATACCGCGTTAAAAGCCAATCACTTCGATGTATTAGTTGATGACCGTGCAGAGCGTGCTGGTGTTAAATTTGCTGATTCTGATTTAATCGGACTGCCAATTCGCATAACAGTTGGTAAAAAAGCAGCTGAAGGAATTGTTGAAGTGAAAGTAAGAAGTACAGGAGAAATGC
Proteins encoded:
- the rseP gene encoding RIP metalloprotease RseP translates to MYTVIAFIIIFGALVFFHELGHFVLAKRAGILCREFAIGMGPKVLSLKKGETVYTIRLLPIGGYVRMAGEDPEMVDIKPGHRIGLILNEKEEVTKLIINNKEKYPNARVINVEDADLEHKLFIKGYAEEDAEENLLVFPVKKDAVFVENGIETQIAPYDRQFASKSLGQRTLAIFAGPAMNFVLAFLIFIVIALLQGIPSNEAKLGKLTDDGVALSAGLHEGDNVISIDGQSVGSWKEVVSIIQKSPGENLEFLIDRDGQEMTIDVTPKETEVDGKTIGLVGVYSPMEKSPLKSIQYGATQTFTWTKNIIGAVGKLVTGQFSIDALGGPVAIYQSTDTVAQSGIYSLMNWAAVLSINLGIMNLLPLPALDGGRLLFFAIEAVRGKPIDRQKEGLVHFIGFALLMLLMIVVTWNDIQRFFIK
- a CDS encoding proline--tRNA ligase is translated as MKQSKMLIPTLREVPADADIKSHQLLLRAGFIRQNASGIYSYLPLANKVIKKIEKIIREEMDAAGGVELLMPALQQAELWQESGRWFTYGPELMRLKDRNSREFALGATHEEVITSLVRDEVKSYKRLPLTLYQIQTKFRDEKRPRFGILRGREFIMKDAYSFHSSHESLGEVYDAIFQAYCNIFERCGLNYRAVIADSGAMGGKDTHEFMVLSDVGEDTIAYSTESNYAANIEMAPVINSYEKVEEPVKELEKVETKDQKTIEEVSSFLNVHADKCIKSLLFKVDERFVLVLVRGDHEVNDIKVKNLLEANVVELADHADTEKILGSKVGSLGPINVKDVEVIADNAVKAIINGVCGANEEHFHYVNVNADRDFSVDRYADIRFIQEGDLSPDGKGTITFAKGIEVGHVFKLGTRYSEAMGATYLDENGRSQSLIMGCYGIGVSRTMAAIVEQFNDDRGIVWPNAVAPFDAHLITVNTKDESQNELTDKLYTALKANHFDVLVDDRAERAGVKFADSDLIGLPIRITVGKKAAEGIVEVKVRSTGEMLEVHESELVATILRLTQVKG
- a CDS encoding 1-deoxy-D-xylulose-5-phosphate reductoisomerase; the encoded protein is MKYISLLGATGSIGTQTLDVIKNHPDMFQLVAFSSGRNMELTKKIIQKFRPSLVSVAEKQDYDQLKQIFPTIRFSYGMEGLVEVAVFDKADILVNAVIGSVGLHPTLQAIEAKKVIAIANKETLVTAGHIVMEAAAKYNVPVLPVDSEHSAIFQCLQGENQKNIERLIITASGGSFRNLSRKDLEKVTIEDALNHPNWSMGAKITIDSATMMNKGLEVIEAHWLFGLPYEKIDVLLHKESIIHSMVEFQDGSVIAQLGTPDMRIPIQYALAFPERLPVAHGKRLDLATIGKLHFQHMDLERFRCLRFAYEAGKAGGTLPTVLNAANEVAVQKFLNQEISFLQIEDLIEKALNSHQNILNPSLEVIQEVDLETRKRVSTLL